One Lacunisphaera limnophila DNA window includes the following coding sequences:
- a CDS encoding DUF3341 domain-containing protein: MKTNYGIIAAFDTVPSLYHACEQVRDAGYSQWDAITSFPVHGLDYAMGVRRSKVPRFSLAGGITGFCTGMSFIWWANAYEYPLIVGGKPYFSPMFAFPVSYELTILFTAFATIGGMFFLNKLPMHYHPVLKAPQFVRALDDRFYIVIECNDPKFNAAETRALLERAGGKDIVEIEE; the protein is encoded by the coding sequence ATGAAGACCAATTACGGAATCATCGCCGCCTTCGACACCGTCCCGTCGCTCTACCACGCCTGCGAGCAGGTGCGCGACGCCGGTTACTCGCAGTGGGACGCCATCACGTCCTTCCCCGTCCACGGGCTCGACTACGCCATGGGCGTGCGCCGCTCCAAGGTGCCGCGCTTCTCCCTCGCGGGCGGCATCACCGGTTTCTGCACCGGCATGTCGTTCATCTGGTGGGCCAACGCCTACGAGTATCCGCTGATCGTCGGCGGCAAGCCGTACTTCAGCCCGATGTTCGCCTTCCCGGTGTCCTACGAGCTGACCATCCTTTTCACCGCCTTCGCGACCATCGGCGGCATGTTCTTCCTGAATAAGCTGCCCATGCACTACCACCCGGTGCTCAAGGCCCCGCAGTTCGTGCGCGCGCTGGATGACCGCTTCTACATCGTGATCGAGTGCAACGACCCGAAATTCAACGCCGCCGAGACCCGCGCCCTGCTGGAGCGCGCCGGCGGCAAGGACATCGTCGAAATCGAGGAATAA
- the nrfD gene encoding NrfD/PsrC family molybdoenzyme membrane anchor subunit, with amino-acid sequence MGAHASDHPAPAILGEVKPTPLPRAVLVHNDRDFKWITDKICGIVEGTTPAWWWWCFGIASLIASFTVAGLIYLVSTGVGVWGHANPVNWAWDIVNFVFWIGIGHAGTLISAILCLLRQKWRTSINRAAEAMTIFAVVCAAIFPVFHVGRIWFAVMPGYLFPFPNSNGIWQNFRSPLEWDVFAVSTYGTVSCLFWYIGLIPDLGTMRDRFTAAGNLLKARIYGFFAMGWRGSNRQWSNYEMAYLILAGISTPLVLSVHTIVSFDFAVSLIPGWHTTIFPPYFVAGAIFSGFGMVMTLMLPLRAVYRLEDLITQYHIDCMCKITLATGTMVGYAYSMEFFIAWYGANPYEGFAFINRAFGHYAWAYWIMIGCNVITPQFFWFKSIRENTALVWVLSIFVNVGMWFERFVIIVTSLARDFLPSSWGYYSPSIVEIFTFFGTFGVFSFLFLLFIRFVPIMPMSEVKAVIPAADPHGAHHH; translated from the coding sequence ATGGGCGCGCACGCATCCGACCATCCGGCCCCCGCCATCCTCGGCGAGGTCAAGCCCACGCCGCTGCCCCGCGCGGTGCTGGTGCACAATGACCGCGACTTCAAGTGGATCACCGACAAGATATGCGGTATCGTCGAAGGCACGACCCCCGCTTGGTGGTGGTGGTGCTTCGGCATCGCCTCCCTGATCGCCTCGTTCACCGTCGCCGGCCTGATCTACCTCGTGTCCACGGGCGTCGGCGTCTGGGGCCACGCGAACCCGGTCAACTGGGCCTGGGACATCGTCAACTTCGTGTTCTGGATCGGTATCGGCCACGCCGGCACCCTCATCTCCGCGATCTTGTGCCTCCTGCGCCAGAAGTGGCGCACGTCCATCAACCGCGCCGCCGAGGCCATGACGATCTTCGCCGTGGTCTGCGCCGCGATCTTCCCGGTCTTCCACGTCGGCCGCATCTGGTTCGCCGTGATGCCCGGTTACCTGTTCCCGTTCCCCAACTCGAACGGCATCTGGCAGAACTTCCGCTCCCCGCTGGAGTGGGACGTGTTCGCGGTCTCGACCTACGGCACGGTGTCCTGCCTCTTCTGGTACATCGGCCTGATCCCCGACCTCGGCACGATGCGCGACCGCTTCACCGCGGCCGGCAACCTGCTCAAGGCCCGCATCTACGGTTTCTTCGCCATGGGCTGGCGCGGTTCCAACCGCCAGTGGAGCAACTACGAGATGGCCTACCTCATCCTGGCCGGCATCTCGACCCCGCTCGTGCTCTCCGTGCACACGATCGTGTCGTTCGACTTCGCCGTCTCGCTCATCCCGGGCTGGCACACGACGATCTTCCCCCCGTACTTCGTGGCGGGTGCCATCTTCTCCGGCTTCGGCATGGTGATGACGCTGATGCTCCCGCTGCGCGCCGTCTACCGCCTCGAGGACCTGATCACGCAGTACCACATCGACTGCATGTGTAAGATCACTTTGGCCACCGGCACCATGGTGGGCTACGCCTACTCGATGGAGTTCTTCATCGCGTGGTACGGCGCGAACCCGTACGAGGGCTTCGCCTTCATCAACCGTGCGTTCGGCCACTACGCCTGGGCCTACTGGATCATGATTGGCTGCAACGTCATCACGCCGCAGTTCTTCTGGTTCAAGTCCATCCGCGAGAACACCGCGCTGGTCTGGGTCCTCTCGATCTTCGTCAACGTCGGCATGTGGTTCGAGCGCTTCGTGATCATCGTCACGTCGCTTGCCCGCGACTTCCTGCCGTCGAGCTGGGGTTACTACTCCCCCTCGATCGTCGAGATCTTCACGTTCTTCGGCACCTTCGGTGTCTTCTCCTTCCTGTTCCTTCTCTTCATCCGCTTCGTGCCCATCATGCCGATGTCCGAGGTGAAGGCGGTCATCCCCGCAGCCGATCCGCACGGCGCGCACCACCACTAA
- a CDS encoding AGE family epimerase/isomerase has protein sequence MKTWPRLLLTLALWPAVSVHATPPTAVPASELRALAEDAERELRANILPFWLKHAPHPSGEGFNAFVSVNLEVDNDQPRGALLTCRLLWTFSAAHQQHPDPAYLALAQRAWRDLTTHFLDREHGGVFWSVGPDGRPLETHKQVYVQVFAIYGLTEYYRATGETAALDQAIALYRLIEQHTRDPVHGGYFDALDRQWVRQRTNLLGPAEKSQNSHIHILEGFTNLLRVWPDAGLRARHRELIELVLTRIIDPRTSHLVLFMRDDWTPVGDEISYGHDIELSWLLVEAAEVAGDPALLDRARRAAVAMAEATLARGLDTDGGVYNEGDPHGPTNTNKEWWEQAEAAVGFLNAYQISGDARFYAQARRSWTFIQERMVDREHGDWHNTLRRDGTPILEITTRLGQRIPSAKLSVWKCPYHNSRACLQLIERLEALAR, from the coding sequence ATGAAAACCTGGCCGCGCCTCCTCCTGACCTTGGCCTTGTGGCCCGCGGTATCGGTCCATGCCACCCCGCCCACCGCCGTGCCAGCATCCGAGCTGCGCGCCCTGGCGGAGGACGCGGAACGGGAACTGCGCGCCAACATCCTGCCCTTTTGGCTCAAGCATGCACCCCACCCGTCCGGCGAGGGCTTCAACGCATTTGTCAGCGTCAACCTCGAGGTGGACAACGACCAGCCCCGCGGGGCGCTCCTGACCTGCCGGTTGCTCTGGACCTTCTCGGCGGCGCACCAGCAGCACCCGGATCCGGCTTACCTGGCCTTGGCCCAACGCGCCTGGCGCGACCTCACCACGCATTTCCTCGATCGGGAGCACGGCGGCGTCTTCTGGTCCGTCGGGCCCGACGGCCGGCCCCTGGAGACCCACAAGCAGGTTTATGTGCAGGTTTTCGCCATCTACGGGCTCACGGAATATTACCGGGCCACCGGCGAAACGGCGGCCCTCGACCAGGCGATCGCCCTCTACCGGCTGATCGAGCAGCACACCCGCGACCCGGTCCACGGCGGTTATTTCGACGCCCTTGACCGCCAATGGGTCCGCCAGCGCACGAACCTCCTCGGGCCGGCGGAGAAGTCCCAAAATTCCCACATCCACATTCTCGAGGGCTTCACCAACTTGCTCCGGGTTTGGCCTGACGCCGGTCTGCGCGCCCGGCACCGTGAGCTCATCGAGCTGGTTCTGACCCGCATCATCGATCCCCGCACGAGCCACCTCGTGCTCTTCATGCGGGATGATTGGACGCCCGTCGGGGACGAGATCTCCTACGGCCACGACATCGAGCTGAGCTGGCTGCTGGTCGAGGCCGCGGAGGTGGCCGGAGATCCTGCCCTCCTTGACCGGGCGCGCCGTGCCGCGGTGGCCATGGCCGAGGCCACCCTCGCGCGGGGCTTGGACACCGACGGTGGCGTCTACAACGAGGGCGACCCACACGGACCCACCAACACCAACAAGGAATGGTGGGAGCAGGCCGAGGCGGCCGTCGGTTTCCTCAATGCCTATCAGATTTCGGGCGACGCGCGGTTTTATGCCCAGGCCCGGCGGAGTTGGACCTTTATCCAGGAGCGGATGGTGGACCGGGAGCACGGCGACTGGCACAACACCCTGCGGCGCGACGGCACGCCGATCCTCGAGATCACCACACGACTCGGCCAGCGGATCCCCAGCGCCAAATTGAGCGTCTGGAAATGCCCCTACCACAACAGCCGCGCGTGCCTCCAACTGATCGAGCGGCTGGAAGCCCTGGCCCGCTGA
- a CDS encoding cbb3-type cytochrome c oxidase subunit I: MNSNVSLARAEQAEIDSSAKWPVLVFFGSALLWLLLGGALQLAANIQLHTPTFLADCVWFTHGRLAPAAQNALVYGWGFNAAFAFGLWLMARLSATTLRHGGWLFVAAKFWNVGVTLGIGGILGGYSSSFELLEMPRYVTLLLLGAYALIGVWGVTTFSIRNTENTYASQWYLFGAAFWFPWIYSVAQVMLFTAPVRGVLQPVVNAWYVHGLYSLWFLPVAIAAIYYLLPKLLGRAVSNYYLAPLAFWWFVVASAFAGGARLVGAPVPVWIPTLGTVANMALVLPAVIFVLNFFGSLSGRTRTLGGSLILRFVLLAVVGLLLNTVVNLLLSLHGFAAVAQFTLFGVLRDWSALYATFTVAMFAAAYFFLPRLTGKDWRSSALLQAHFGATVLGVLIMAIGLAAGGWQQGSLLLDPAIAFGDVSRAMTSWHTTVTVASGVLLVGHLAFLINFVWIACPINSSGTANVTIPAAPALSLASKEGHA, translated from the coding sequence ATGAATTCCAACGTTTCCCTCGCCCGGGCTGAGCAGGCGGAGATCGACTCCTCCGCCAAGTGGCCCGTGCTCGTCTTCTTCGGTTCCGCGCTGCTCTGGCTCCTCCTCGGGGGCGCCCTCCAGCTCGCCGCCAACATCCAGCTGCACACGCCCACGTTCCTCGCGGACTGCGTGTGGTTCACCCACGGCCGTCTCGCGCCCGCGGCGCAGAACGCGCTCGTCTACGGCTGGGGTTTCAATGCCGCCTTCGCCTTCGGCCTCTGGCTGATGGCGCGCCTCTCGGCCACGACGCTCCGTCACGGCGGCTGGCTCTTTGTCGCCGCCAAGTTCTGGAACGTCGGGGTCACCCTCGGTATCGGCGGCATCCTCGGCGGCTACTCCAGCTCCTTCGAGTTGCTCGAGATGCCCCGCTACGTCACCCTGCTGCTGCTCGGCGCCTACGCCCTGATCGGCGTCTGGGGCGTCACGACCTTCAGCATCCGCAACACGGAGAACACCTACGCCTCGCAGTGGTACCTCTTCGGCGCGGCCTTCTGGTTCCCCTGGATCTACAGCGTCGCCCAGGTGATGCTCTTCACCGCCCCCGTGCGCGGCGTGCTGCAGCCGGTGGTGAACGCGTGGTACGTCCACGGTCTCTACAGCCTTTGGTTCCTGCCCGTGGCCATCGCCGCCATCTACTACCTCCTGCCCAAGCTCCTCGGTCGCGCGGTCAGCAACTACTACCTCGCCCCGCTCGCCTTCTGGTGGTTCGTGGTTGCTTCCGCCTTCGCGGGCGGCGCCCGCCTCGTCGGCGCGCCGGTGCCGGTCTGGATCCCGACCCTCGGCACCGTGGCCAACATGGCCCTCGTCCTGCCGGCCGTCATCTTCGTCCTGAATTTCTTCGGTTCCCTCTCCGGCCGCACCCGCACGCTGGGCGGCAGCCTGATCCTCCGCTTCGTGCTGCTGGCCGTCGTCGGCCTCCTGCTCAACACGGTGGTCAACTTGCTGCTCTCGCTCCACGGCTTCGCCGCGGTGGCACAGTTCACCCTCTTCGGCGTCCTCCGCGACTGGTCGGCGCTCTACGCCACCTTCACCGTGGCGATGTTCGCCGCCGCCTATTTCTTCCTGCCCCGCCTGACTGGCAAGGACTGGCGGTCGTCCGCCCTGCTCCAGGCTCACTTCGGCGCCACGGTCCTCGGTGTGCTCATCATGGCCATCGGTCTGGCGGCCGGCGGCTGGCAGCAGGGCAGCCTGCTGCTTGACCCGGCGATCGCGTTTGGCGACGTCAGCCGGGCGATGACCAGCTGGCACACCACGGTCACGGTCGCCTCGGGCGTCCTGCTCGTCGGCCACCTGGCCTTCCTCATCAATTTCGTCTGGATCGCCTGCCCGATCAACTCGTCGGGCACGGCCAACGTCACCATCCCGGCCGCACCGGCTCTGAGCCTCGCGTCCAAGGAGGGCCACGCATGA
- a CDS encoding c-type cytochrome, with translation MRYAYYTLAFLVILTLSVMGFRGANATRPPIELWPDMDHQAKYKPQAESKFFADGRADRAIPAGTVPRGRTTAADASYLRADEAHYAGKNADGSFVRGFPVPVTQQLVERGQNRYQIYCAPCHGAVGDGNGITKSYGMVATPTYHDARLRDMAEGELYNTITNGKNTMLSYADKLSPDDRWAVVAYVRALQRAANATIDDVPLEQRGGLK, from the coding sequence ATGCGCTACGCCTACTACACCCTCGCTTTCCTCGTCATCCTGACCCTCTCGGTCATGGGCTTCCGCGGCGCCAACGCCACGCGGCCCCCGATCGAGCTGTGGCCCGACATGGACCACCAGGCCAAATACAAGCCCCAGGCGGAATCCAAGTTCTTCGCTGACGGCCGCGCCGACCGCGCCATTCCGGCGGGCACGGTGCCGCGCGGCCGCACCACCGCGGCGGACGCCTCCTACCTGCGCGCCGACGAGGCGCACTACGCCGGCAAGAATGCCGACGGCTCCTTCGTCCGCGGTTTTCCTGTCCCCGTTACGCAGCAGCTGGTCGAGCGCGGCCAGAACCGCTACCAGATCTACTGCGCCCCGTGTCACGGTGCGGTTGGCGACGGCAACGGCATCACCAAGTCCTACGGCATGGTCGCCACGCCCACCTACCACGACGCCCGTCTCCGCGACATGGCCGAGGGTGAGCTCTACAACACGATCACCAACGGCAAGAACACCATGCTCAGCTACGCTGACAAGTTGAGCCCCGACGACCGCTGGGCGGTCGTCGCCTATGTGCGCGCCCTCCAGCGCGCCGCGAACGCCACGATTGATGATGTCCCTCTCGAACAACGCGGAGGCCTGAAGTAA
- a CDS encoding cbb3-type cytochrome c oxidase subunit II, with protein MKNGLVLFLGVFATLALSWAGLLLAAHKQIGSLPQYKDPIEQTLFPAPLTGIADQGRAVYQDLGCVSCHTQQVRYDGFGSDLKRGWGERGSFAREYIREKTVLIGSSRLGPDLRNVGNRPYASAEYFHGLLYAPESVAPGGNKPAHAFLYETRALDGNQASYKALKLSSKFAPGEGLEVVPTYRAEALVAYLMSLKDTYSYPAESGLNAPAPAKEGSH; from the coding sequence ATGAAAAACGGTCTCGTCCTCTTCCTCGGCGTCTTCGCCACGCTCGCCCTGTCCTGGGCCGGGTTGTTGCTCGCCGCCCACAAGCAGATCGGCTCGCTCCCACAGTACAAGGACCCGATCGAGCAGACTCTTTTTCCCGCCCCGCTCACCGGCATCGCCGACCAGGGCCGCGCGGTCTATCAGGATCTTGGCTGCGTGAGCTGCCATACCCAGCAGGTCCGCTACGACGGCTTCGGTTCCGACCTGAAGCGCGGTTGGGGCGAACGCGGCAGCTTCGCCCGTGAGTACATCCGGGAGAAGACCGTGCTGATCGGCTCGAGCCGCCTCGGGCCTGACCTGCGCAACGTGGGCAACCGCCCGTATGCCAGCGCCGAGTATTTCCACGGCCTGCTCTACGCCCCCGAGTCCGTCGCCCCCGGTGGCAACAAGCCGGCGCACGCCTTCCTGTACGAGACCCGCGCGCTGGATGGCAACCAGGCGTCCTACAAGGCGCTGAAGCTCTCCAGCAAGTTCGCCCCGGGCGAGGGGCTGGAGGTCGTGCCGACCTACCGCGCCGAGGCGCTGGTCGCCTATTTGATGAGCTTGAAGGACACCTACAGTTATCCCGCCGAGTCCGGCCTGAACGCTCCCGCTCCCGCCAAGGAGGGCAGCCACTAA
- a CDS encoding c-type cytochrome: MSSTPDNPFNFEASAASDESIRDAHAKLQSQKPDKPGGYSALPLVLLGLMCAIVFFGSIYMVHYSIRFDPLVVNSHANRAKPGNTGPVQLTRAQLGKSIYLANCATCHQPNGMGVPGAFPPLAGSEWVMGSEERIIRIVIHGLQGPITVKGNEYNNVMAPLGAVLKDEQIANVLSYVRQEWGNTAPDVEPATVTKVRADTATHTGYWTAPDLLKIGN, encoded by the coding sequence ATGAGCTCGACCCCTGACAATCCGTTCAACTTCGAGGCGTCCGCCGCCAGCGACGAGAGCATCCGCGACGCCCACGCCAAGCTGCAGAGCCAGAAGCCGGACAAGCCCGGTGGCTATTCCGCGCTGCCGCTCGTGCTGCTCGGCCTGATGTGCGCCATCGTTTTCTTCGGCTCCATCTACATGGTGCATTATTCGATCCGCTTTGACCCGCTCGTGGTCAACAGCCACGCGAACCGCGCCAAGCCCGGCAATACGGGCCCGGTGCAGCTGACCCGCGCCCAACTGGGCAAGTCCATTTACCTGGCCAACTGCGCCACCTGTCACCAGCCGAACGGCATGGGTGTCCCGGGTGCCTTCCCCCCGCTGGCTGGCTCGGAGTGGGTCATGGGTAGCGAGGAGCGTATCATCCGCATCGTCATCCACGGCCTGCAGGGTCCGATCACGGTCAAGGGCAATGAATACAACAACGTCATGGCTCCTCTCGGCGCCGTGCTGAAGGACGAGCAGATCGCCAACGTGCTCTCCTACGTCCGTCAGGAATGGGGCAACACCGCCCCCGACGTCGAGCCGGCGACCGTCACGAAGGTTCGCGCCGACACGGCCACCCACACGGGTTACTGGACCGCCCCCGACCTGCTGAAGATCGGTAACTGA
- a CDS encoding acyl-CoA thioesterase, producing the protein MPSEFRLTRTVEFCETDMAGIMHFSNFFRWMEACEAGFYRSLNLPLISFVPGSVVGWPRVSASCTYKAPLRFNDTAEVRLLIKEVRTRAVIFVFQFRLLDAAGGVLPAVLAEGEIAAVCVTAGAGGKMVAQPIPAEVRARLEVAPASAYAG; encoded by the coding sequence ATGCCTTCCGAATTCCGCCTCACCCGCACGGTCGAGTTTTGCGAGACCGACATGGCCGGGATCATGCACTTCTCGAATTTCTTCCGCTGGATGGAGGCGTGCGAGGCCGGGTTCTACCGCTCGCTGAACCTGCCGCTCATTTCGTTCGTGCCGGGCAGCGTCGTGGGCTGGCCCCGGGTCAGCGCGTCCTGTACCTACAAGGCTCCGCTGCGCTTCAACGACACGGCGGAGGTGCGGCTGCTCATCAAGGAGGTTCGGACGCGGGCCGTGATCTTCGTGTTTCAATTCCGGCTGCTCGACGCGGCCGGCGGGGTTCTGCCGGCGGTGCTGGCCGAGGGTGAGATCGCCGCGGTGTGCGTGACCGCCGGGGCCGGGGGCAAGATGGTGGCGCAGCCGATCCCGGCCGAGGTGCGGGCCCGGCTCGAGGTCGCGCCCGCGTCGGCCTACGCGGGTTGA
- a CDS encoding DUF4412 domain-containing protein: MNHLLRLFAVVTLLTASLVHAASFEGKVTLAMEMGKGQKQVLDYSIKGSAMRIDMTAEDQTFATIMDLEKMEMLMLMPEQQMYMIMPIKDKVEAAVDEALAKDPSIEKTGRTDTILGYKCDEYVTKDRNVTTEIWVAEGLGSFMGLGNSGGGGAMGGMFGGKKKAAAAGWEAKFKGKPGFPLRVISRDAKSRETFKMEATKIEPGTLPASLFQAPAGWQKFQMPNMGDMLKGLGQ; encoded by the coding sequence ATGAATCACCTCCTCCGTCTTTTCGCGGTAGTCACGTTGCTCACCGCCTCCCTCGTCCATGCGGCCAGTTTCGAAGGCAAGGTCACCCTCGCGATGGAAATGGGCAAGGGCCAGAAACAGGTGCTGGATTACTCCATCAAGGGCTCGGCCATGCGCATCGACATGACGGCGGAGGACCAGACCTTCGCCACCATCATGGACCTGGAGAAAATGGAAATGCTCATGCTCATGCCCGAGCAGCAGATGTACATGATCATGCCGATCAAGGACAAGGTGGAGGCGGCCGTCGACGAGGCCCTGGCCAAGGATCCGAGCATCGAGAAGACCGGCCGCACGGATACCATCCTCGGCTACAAGTGTGATGAATACGTGACCAAGGACCGCAACGTGACCACCGAGATCTGGGTCGCCGAGGGCCTCGGTTCCTTCATGGGCTTGGGCAACAGTGGCGGGGGCGGCGCGATGGGCGGCATGTTTGGCGGCAAAAAGAAGGCCGCGGCGGCCGGCTGGGAAGCCAAGTTCAAGGGCAAGCCCGGTTTCCCCCTGCGCGTCATTTCCCGGGATGCCAAGAGCCGCGAGACTTTCAAGATGGAGGCCACGAAGATCGAGCCCGGCACCCTGCCCGCCTCCCTCTTCCAGGCGCCCGCCGGCTGGCAGAAATTCCAGATGCCCAACATGGGCGACATGCTGAAGGGCCTGGGGCAGTAA